The nucleotide sequence GAGGCCCAGGCCGGCGAGGCCCCGGCCCCCGAGGCGTCGGACGCCGAGGACGGGACCGCCGAGGAGCGGACCACCGTGCCCCGACCGCCCGTCCCGCGACCGCCCACGCCCCAACCGCCCGTGCCCCGGTCGCCCACGTCCCGACCGCCACTGCCCCGGTCGCCCGTGCCCCGCCCGCCCGTGCCCCGACCTCCCACGTCCCGCCCACCCGCGCCCCGACCGCCCGCGTCCCGGGCCGCGGCGACCCCGGCCGCCGCCCGGGGCGCCCGGGCGTCGCCCTGCCCGTCCCCCTTCAGCACCGACCGGTACGCCGAGCCGAGCGCCTCGCCGGGGTCCACCCCCAGCCGGTCCGCGAGGAGCGCGCGGCCCTCGTGGTAGGTGTGCAGCGCGTCGGCCTGCCGGCCGCAGCGGTAGAGCGCCGTCATCAACTGGGCCCGCAGCCGCTCCCGTACGGGGTGCTCGGCCACCAGGCCGGTCAGCTCGGCGACGGTCTCCTCCGGCCGGCCGAGGGCCAGCTCCGCCTCGATCCGGCTCTCCAGGGCGATCATCCGCGCCTCTTCCAGCCGCGGCAGCTCCGCGTCGATCAGCTCCTCCGTGGCGTTGGCCAGCGCCGTGCCCCGCCACAGCCCGAGCGCCTCGCGCAGCAGCGCCGCCGCGTCCTCGAAGCGCCGCTCGGCGAGGGCCGCGCGGCCCAGCGCGGAGAGCCGGGTGAACTCGGCCAGGTCGATCCGCGCGCCGGGCGCCCGCAGCACGTAGCCCGGCCGGCGCCGCACGATCTCGACCTCCTCGCCGAGGTGCTTGCGCAGCCTCGACATGTACGTGTAGATCTGCGCGTCCGCCGTGGCCGGCGGGTCGAAGGCCCACAGGAGCGCGGCGAGCCGGGTGTCGGAGACCACCCGGCCCTCCGCGAGCAGCAGCGCCGCCAGCACGGTGTGGACCTTGCTGCCGGAGAGCGGGACCGTGCCGCCGCCCGCCCGTTCGGCCTCGATCGGCCCGAGAAGCCGGAAGTCCATGAGCCCCCCTCTCCTGGCACACGCGTCCGTTCTGGACTCCGGAAAGTAATCGGCCGCCTTATCGGGCCGATATCGCCGAGCGAACCGGCCCCGGAGGGGGCGATATCGGCCACCGCGTCGCCGCTGCGACGCATGCGGCCGCGCTTCGCCGGGGAGACAGGGGAGGTGGTGTCACGGCGGCCACCACGGCAGTGACCGGGCCCCGTTCCGTCCTCCCCGCCGAACGAACGAAGGGCTGCCCCGTATGACCGCGACCGTCCCTCCAGGAAGACCCACCGGACCCGCCTCCCCCGCCGGACGGGTCGAACTGCCCCCCGGCGCCACTCCCGGCGACCCCCGCTTCGTGAACGAGGACCTGCTCCCCGTCCCGCTCGCCGGACGCCGCTGGACCACGTACAACTTCGCCGCCCTCTGGGTCGGCATGGCCCACAACATCCCGTCGTGGATGCTCGCTTCCGGTCTCGTCGCCCTGGGCATGGACTGGAAGCAGGCGGTCCTCACCATCGCCCTCGCGAACGTCGTCGTGCTGTTCCCGATGCTGCTCACCGGGCACGCGGGACCCAAGTACGGCATCCCCTTCCCCGTGCTCGCCCGCGCCTCCTTCGGGCTGCGCGGCGCGAACCTGCCCGCCCTCGTGCGGGCCGGGGTCGCCTGCGCCTGGTTCGGCATCCAGACGTGGATCGGCGGCCAGGGCGTCTTCGTCCTGCTCGACAAGGTCTTCGGCGGCGGCTGGGCGGACGTGCCGAGGGTCGGCGGCCAGCCGTGGACGCTCTGGCTCTGTTTCGTCCTGTTCTGGGCGCTCGAACTCGCCATCATCTACCGGGGGATGGAGGCGCTGCGCCGCTTCGAGAACTGGGCGGCGCCGTTCGTCATCGTCGGCGCGCTCGTCCTGCTCGGCTGGGTCGCCGCCAAGGCGGGCGGCCTCGGGCCGCTGCTCGACCAGCCGTCGAAGCTCGGCTGGGGCGCCGACTTCTGGCCGGTCTTCTTCCCCGCCCTCATGGGCATGATCGCCTTCTGGGCGACCCTCAGCCTCAACATCCCGGACTTCACCCGCTTCGGCGCCGGACAGCGTTCCCAAGTCCTGGGGCAGAGCCTGGGGTTGCCCACCACCATGACCTTGTTCGCGCTCCTCTCGGTGCTGGTCACCTCCGGTTCGCAGGCCGTGTACGGGGCGCCCGTCTGGGACCCGGTGGCGCTCGCGGCGAAGACGGACAACGTCTTCGGTCTGCTCTTCGCCCTGGTGACGGTGCTCGTGGCGACCCTCTCGGTGAACATCGCCGCCAACGTCGTCTCCCCGGCGTACGACCTCGCCAACCTCGCCCCGAGACTGATCGACTTCCGTACGGGCGCGCTGATCACCGGCGTCGTCGGCGTCCTCGTCATGCCGTGGAAGCTGACCGCCACCCCCGAGCTGTACATCTTCACCTGGCTCGGCCTCGTCGGCGGTCTCCTCGGGACGGTCGCCGGCATCCTCATCGCCGACTACTGGCTCGTCCGCCGCACCGTCCTCGACCTGGCCGGGCTCTACCGGGCCGACGGACCCTACTGGTACCGGCGCGGCTGGAACCCGGCGGCCGTGCTCGCCTTCGCGGTCGGCGGGGTCCTCGCCGTCGGCGGCTCCCACTCCGCCCCGGGCACCGGCCCCTTCCCCGAGGACGGACTGATCCCCGTCCTGAAACCCCTGTCCGACTACGGCTGGGCGGTGGGCCTGGCCGCCGCGCTGCTCCTCTACACGGCCCTCATGAAGCGCGGGGGAGCCGGCCGGCGGTCCGCTCGATCCAGCTGAGGTAGGAGCGCACGCGGGTGTTCACGGCGGGAGTGTCGGTGGCGCACTCCTTGCCGTAGGACACCAGACCGACGACGTAGGGCCGTCCCCGCAGCGTCCGGACCAGGGGGCCGCCGGAGTCGTACTGACAGGTGTCCCGGCCGGGGGCGTACGTGCAGATCTGGCTGGGCACGACCTGCGCCATGCCCCGGCTCGCGCAGGCCGAGTTGCTCATGGTGGTGAGCGCCACGGTCCGCAGGACGTCGGAGGTGCGGCCGCCGAACGAGGTCGTGCCCCAGCCCGGTGCCTCCACCCGGGCGGGCTCGGAGCCGCCGGGGGCGGCGGGGGTGGGCAGGCCGATCGGGCGCACGTCACGGTTGAGGGCGACGGGGGCGGCGAGCTCGACGAGGGCGATGTCGTTGCGCTGGGTCTCCGGGTCGTACTCCGGGTGCGGGAAGAACCGGGCGGGTGGGGCGAGGACCGCGTGCGGGCTGTCGGACCCGGTCGTCAGGTCGTGGTCGCCGAGCAGCACGCCCACGCGCGACGGGCTGCTGTACGAGCCGGTCAGGCAGTGCGCCGCGGTAAGCACGTACCGGTCGCCGATCAGTGCCCCGCCGCACATGACCCGCCGCTCCAGCACGTCCACGAGGCCCGCCATGAAGGGGTACTGGTGGGGCCGCGCCTCCTGCCCGCCGACGACCGCCCCCGCGGGCGGCGCGACCCCGAGGGGGCTCACCGCGAGCACCGCGCCCGCGACCGTCGCCATGAGCCTGTTCGCCCGTCCCACCTGATCTCCGTACTGTCGACGCCGGGTTCCCGGCCGAGGGGTGCGGAGACGTTTCCGCACGTCCTCCCGCGCCGGTCCCGGCCCGCGTGGGCTCAACGACGCCGACGGGATACGGTCACCTGACCCCGCGGCCGGACCGGTGACCGACGGGCGATCAGCGGTCGACGTCCGGCGCCCAGCCGGAGACGTACGAGGCCGCCGCCGCGTCCCAGGCGCCGGCGCCGCCCGGGAACGGCCAGGCCAGGGTGCGGTCGTACCCGCCGATGATCGCGGTCAGGTCGTCGGCGAGACTGCGGCTCAGGTGCGCGATCCGCGACGCGGCGAGCGGCCCCTCCAGGGCGGCGACCCGCTTCTGATACTCCTCCACGGGACGGGCGGAGAGCCGCGCCACCCACGGGTCGTCCACGACCGCCCGCGCAAGGATCAGCACCTTGGGGCGCCCGCCCTCCGCGAGCGCCGCCGTCACGCGGTCGTGACCGTCGAGCACGACGGGGGAGTGGAGCCCGCTGATCCACCAGGCGAACACCGGCGGCAGCACACCCTCCCGGTACTGCCGGCGGTACGCCTTCACCCGCGGCGCCTCAGGGACCGACAGCGCCCGCAGCGGCAGCAGATCCCGCGCGTCCTCCACCGGATCCCCGTATCCGAACCAGGTCAGATGCCCCCGGTCCGGGTCGTGGGCCAGGAGTGTGGGCCAGTTGACGGCCTTGAACCACCGGTGGACGTCCGGGAGCAGCAGCCAGTCGCCCGCGTGGAGCGGCCCCTCGGCGGCCCCGCGCAGCTCCGCCTCCGCGTGCGCGGCCCAGCGCTTCCACCACTCCGCCTCTCCCGGCTCCGCGAACTCCGCGACCGCACGCGCCCGTTCGGCCCGGAGCGGGGCGAGCGGGGAGACGTACCGGCCGGTGCGCGCGTAGTGCAGGCCACAGTGGGTGGCCCGCTGCCGGGCGAAGAGCACGGGGGCGTGACCCTGCATCAGGACCAGCCGCCGCCCGTCGGCGCACTCCATCCGCAACCCCGGCTTCACCGGCCCCTCGACACGCATGGGGCAACCCTAGCCAGCCCCTGGCCCCCGGGCGCCGGCTACGGCACCCGCGCAGTCCACTCCGCCGTGCCGAACTTCGACACCGCCAGCTGCTTCGCCCGCGTCAGCTCGTCCTCCGTGAGATGGCCCTCGGACAGGCCGTACCGGCCCCGGAAGGAGGCGATCATCCGCTCGATCACCGTCTCGCGCGGCAGGCCCGTCTGCCGCCGCAGCGGGTCCACCCGCTTCTTCGCGCTCTTCGTGCCCTTGTCGGACAGCTTCTCGCGGCCGATCCGCAGCACCTCCGTCATCTTGTCCGCGTCGATGTCGTACGCCATCGTCACGTGGTGCAGCACCGCCCCGGCGCCCGTCACGATCCGCTTCTGCGCCGCGCCCGCGATCTTCCCGGCGTCGGTGGCGATGTCGTTGAGCGGCTGGTACCAGGCCCGGACGCCCATGTCGCCGAGGGCGCCGAGCACCCAGTCGTCGAGATAGGCGTAGCTGTCGGTGAACGACAGGCCCTGCACGAGGGCGTCGGGCACGGAGAGCGAGTACGTGATCGTGTTGCCCGGTTCGATGAACATCGCCCCGCCGCCGCTGATCCGCCGCACCACCTGGATGCCGTGCCGCTCCGCCGCCTCCGCGTCGACCTCGTTGCGCAGGGACTGGAAGCTGCCGATGACCACGGCGGGGGCGCCCCACTCCCAGACCCGCAGGGTCGGCGGCCGGCGGCCGGCGGCGACCTCGGCCGTGACGACCTCGTCGAGCGCCATGTGCAGGGCGGGGGACTGCGGCGGCTCGTGGATCAGCTGCCAGTCGTAGTCGGTCCAGTCGGTGGCGTGGGCGAGCGCCCGGCGGACCGCGACCCCGACGCCCTCCGCGGTCAGGCCGAACATCCGAGTGCCCGGCGGCAGCGCCGCGTCGATCCGCGCCGCGAGCCCGGCGGCGTCCGTGTCGACGGGCGCGCCTTCCAGGGCGCGGTCGATCGCCAGGATCGCCTCGTCCGGCTCCAGGAAGAAGTCGCCCGCGACCCGGACGTTCCGCAGGACCCCGTCCTCCGCGTCGAGGTCGACGACCACGAGCTTTCCGCCCGGGACCTTGTACTCACCGTGGTACGCGCCGTGCACGGAACCCTCCCTGCATGTAAGGGGTGAACTCGGCCAAAGGGTACTCCCCGGGGAAACGGACGGTGACGAAAGCGAAGGTCCGGTTGTCAGCCCCGCGTGCTTAGCTGGACACATGAGCGAAGAGTTCCTTGAGCACGTCCTCGGCGGCCGTACGACCGAGGTGGAGGAGGCGGTCCGCAAGGCGGCGGCCGTCGAGATCATGCCGCGCTTCCGGCAGCTCGCCGCCGACGACATCGTCGAGAAGAACGGCCCGCACGACCTGGTCACCGTCGCCGACCGGGCCGCCGAGGCCCACCTCACGGCCTCCCTGACCGCGCTGCTGCCCGGTTCGGTGGTCGTCGGGGAGGAGGCCGTCCACGCCGACCCCGCCGTGTACGACGCGCTGCGCGGCGACGCGCCCGTCTGGATCGTCGACCCCGTCGACGGCACCCGCCAGTTCGTCCACGGCGACCCCGCCTTCTGCACCCTCGTCGCCCTCGCCCGGCACGGCGAGCTGCTCGCCTCCTGGACGTTCGCGCCCGCGCTCGACGCGTTCGCCACCGCGGTCCGCGGCCGCGGCGCCACGCTCAACGGCCTTCCCCTGCGCTCCGGTTCACCCGCCGCGGGCGCGCCGATCGAGGTCGCCACCTCCCACCCCGACTACACCACCCCGGACCAGAAGGCCGCCCTGCTCGGCCTGGTCACCGAGGGGGTGAACCCCAGGCCGTGCGGCTCCGCCGGCCTGGAGTACCTGGCCGTCGCGCGCGGCACCCTCGACGCCACCGCCTTCTCCTGGGAGTACGCCTGGGACCACGCCGCCGGACTGCTCCTGGTCACCGAGGCGGGCGGCGCGCACACGACCCTCGCGGGCGAGCCCTTCCGCATCACCGGGGGGAACGCGCTGCCGTTCACGGCGGCCCGGGACGCGGCGACCGCCGAACGCGTCCGCGGCCTCCTCGGGGGACGGTGACGGCAGTGCCCCGGGGCCGCCTCGGCGGGCACGCCGGCCCGGCCCCGTCACGGCGCCCGGCCCGCACCCCGGGCGGCGACCGCCCCGGCCTATCCTGGGAGCCTTGGCCATCGGCTGACGACGAAGGAGTCCGAAGGTGTCGAAGGTGACGTCCATGCTCGATGCCGTCGTCGTGGGCGCGGGGCCCAACGGACTGACCGCCGCCGTCGAACTGGCCCGCCGCGGCCTCTCCGTGGCCGTCTTCGAGGCGAAGCCGACCGTCGGCGGGGGCGCCAGGACCCAGGAGCTCACCCTCCCCGGCTTCCGCCACGACCCCTGCTCGGCCGTGCACCCCCTAGGCGCGGGTTCGCCGGTCTTCGGGACGATGCCGCTGAAGCGGTACGGACTCGAGTGGCTCCACCCCGAACTGCCCATGGCCCACCCCTGGGACGACGGCACCGCCGCGGTCCTCGCCCGTTCCGTCGCCGAGACCGCCGCCTCCTTCGGGCCGCGCGACGCGGGGACGTACCGCAGACTCGTCGCCCCGTTCGCCGGCAAGTGGGACACCCTGGCGCGGGACTTCATGCAGCTGCCGCTCACCGCGCTGCCCCGCGACCCGGTCACCCTCGCGCGCTTCGGGCTCACCGGCCTCCCGCCGTCCACCTGGCTCATGCGGAGGTTCCAGGACGAGAAGGCCCGCGCCCTGTTCGCCGGACTCGTCGGCCATGTCATCGCGCCGCTCGGCGGCTTCGCCACCGGAGCCGTCGGCCTGGTCTTCGCGCTCGCCGCCCACGCCGTCGGCTGGCCGCTGCCCCGGGGCGGCTCGCAGTCCCTCTCCGACGCCCTCACCGCGTACCTCAAGGACCTCGGCGGCGCCGTCCACACCGACTTCGAGGTCAAGCGCCTCGACGACCTGCCGCCCGCCCGCGCCTACGTCTTCGACACCTCGCCCACCGCCCTGGCCCGGATCGCCGGCTTCGGCGCCCACTACGACCACTACCGGTACGGCGCGAGCGTCTTCAAGATCGACTACGCGCTCGACGGCCCCGTCCCGTGGACCGCCGAGGCCGCCCGCCGCGCCGGGACGGTCCAGATCGGCCCCACCGCCCGCGACATCGACACCGCCCTGCGCCAGGCCTCCTCCGGCACCGCGCCCGGCGCGCCCTTCCTCATCACCGCCCAGCCCAGCCTCGTCGACCCCTCCCGCGCCCCCGACGGCAAGCACGTGTTCTGGGCGTACGGCCATGTGCCCAACGGCTGGCGCGGCGACCTCACCGACGCGATGGAGCGCCAGATCGAGCGCTTCGCCCCCGGCTTCCGCGACCGCGTCCTCGCCCGCGCCACCGCAGGACCGCCCGAACTCGCCGCCCACAACGCCAACTACGTCGGCGGCGACATCGCGTGCGGCGCCGCCCGCGGCCTCCAGCTCCTGCTGCGCCCCACCCTGTCGCTGCGGCCGTACGCCACCCCGCACCCCGCGGTCTTCCTCTGCTCCTCCGCCACCCCGCCCGGCCCCGGCGTGCACGGCATGTCCGGCCACAACGCGGCGAAGGCGGTCTGGCGCCGTCTGCGCGCCTCCGGCTGAAAAATTAGACTGCCTCTCATGGCGAAGTACTTCGACGTGCACCCCGACAACCCCCAGCCGCGCACCATCGGCACGGTGGCCGACAGCATCCGGAACGGGGCGCTCGTCGCGTACCCGACCGACTCCTGCTACGCGCTGGGCACCCGACTCGGCAGCCGGGACGGCATCAGCCGCATCCGGACCATCCGCGACCTCGACGACCGGCACCACTTCACGCTCATGTGCCAGAACTTCGCCCAGCTGGGCCAGCTCGTGCACATCGACAACGACGTCTTCCGCGCGGTCAAGGCCGCCACCCCCGGCGCGTACACCTTCATCCTGCCCGCGACCAAGGAAGTGCCGCGGCAGCTCCTGCACCCCAAGAAGAAGACGGTCGGCGTCCGCATCCCCGACCACGTCGTCACCCAGGCGCTCCTCGCCGACCTCGGCGAACCGCTGCTCTCCAGCACCCTGCTGCTGCCCGACGAGACGGAGCCGCTGACCCAGGGCTGGGAGATCAAGGAACGCCTCGACCACCAGGTCGACGCGGTGCTCGACTCCGGCGACTGCGGCACCGAACCCACCACGGTCGTCGACTTCTCCAGCGGCGAGCCCGAGATCCTGCGCCGAGGGGCGGGCGACACCACCCGCTTCGAGTAGCCCGCACGCCCCGCCCCCGGCGGGGCGGGCCACCGGTCGGCGATCGGCCCTTACGACCGGACCACGATCACCGTACGGTCGGACGGCACCCAGCCGCCCGTGAGACCGACGGAGGACCGAGCCACGTGATCGTCATCGCCCATGTCAGCGACATCCATGTCGACGGGGAACCGCGCAGCGTCGACCGCACCCGCGCCGTCCTGCGGTACCTGGAGGAGCTGCCGTACGACCTGGCGGCGGTCCTCGTCACCGGAGACATCGCCGACCACGGCAGCCCGGACGAGTACGCAGTCGTACGGGAGCTCCTCAGCTCCCGGCACCCGCTGCTCGTCTGCCCCGGGAACCACGACGACCGGGCCGCCTTCCGGGCCGGCCTCCTCGACCCGGCCACCGGGGACGACGACCGCCCCGGCGCCCCCGTCAACCAGCTGCTCCGGGGCGAGGGCTTCGTCGTCGCCCTCTGCGACTCCTCCGTCCCCGGCAAGGACGAGGGCTTCCTCGAGGACGAGACCCTGGAGTGGCTGGACGGCGTCCTCACCGGCACCCCGCACGAGGTACCCGTGCTCGTCGCCTTCCACCACCCGCCCGTCCCGCTGCACACCCCGTACGTGGACGCGGTCCGGCAGTTCGGCGAGGAGCGGCTCGCCGCGCTCGCCGACCGCCACCCCCACCTCGCCGCCTTCCTCGCCGGCCACGCCCACACCGCCGCCGCCACGACCTTCGCGGGCCGCCCGCTGCTCGTCGCACCCGGGGTCGTCTCGGCGATCCGCCTCCCCTGGGAGCGCCCGGACACCCACCCGCACGTCCACCTCGACCTGCCGCCCGCGCTCGCCTTCCACGTCCTCGACGAGGACGGCCGGCTCACCACCCACTACCGGACCGTGCCGGTCTGACGGCGGGACGCCCACGACGGCACCCGACGGGCAGGACCCGACATGGACGTCGGCGGACGTCCATGTCGTTTTCTCGCCAGCCCGGGCGCCCCTCCGTGCCCGATCCTGGACTCATGCACACCGACACCGAGCGCTGCGTACGGGCCGTCCAGTCCAAGGACGCCCGCTTCGACGGCGTGTTCTTCACCGCCGTCCGCACCACCCGGATCTACTGCCGCCCCAGCTGCCCGGTCGTCCCGCCCAAGCCCGAGAACATGGAGTTCCACGCCAGCGCCGCCTCCTGCCAGCGCGCCGGATTCCGGGCCTGCAAGCGGTGCCGCCCCGACACCAGCCCCGGCTCACCCGAGTGGAACGTCCGGGCCGACGCCGTCGCCCGCGCCGTCCGGCTCATCCAGGACGGGGTCGTCGACCGGGAGGGCGTCCCCGGGCTCGCCCGGCGGCTCGGCTGGTCCACCCGCCAGATCGAACGCCAGCTCCTCGCCGAACTCGGCGCCGGACCCCTCGCCCTGGCCCGCGCCCAGCGCGCCCAGACCGCCCGGGTCCTCATCGAGACGACCCCGATGCCGCTCGGCGAGATCGCCTTCGCGGCCGGGTTCTCCTCCATCCGCACCTTCAACGACACCGTCCGCGAGGTCTTCGCCCTCACTCCCGGCGAGCTCCGCGCCCGCGCCGCCCGACCGGCCCCCGACCGGACACCCACCCCGGGCGTCATCAGCCTCCGGCTACCGTTCCGCGCCCCGCTGGAGCCCTCCAACCTCTTCGGCCACCTCGCCGCGACCGCCGTCCCCGGCGTGGAGGAGTGGCGCGACGGCGCCTACCGCAGGACCCTGCGCCTCCCGTACGGGCACGGCATCGTCGCCCTCGCCCCGCGCGCCGACCACATCGCCTGCCGACTCTCCCTCACCGACCCCCGCGACCTCACCCACGCCATCAGCCGCTGCCGCCGCCTCCTCGACCTCGACGCCGACCCCGTCGCCGTCGACGAGCGGCTGCGCGCCGACCCGCTGCTCGCACCGGTCGTCGACGAGGCGCCCGGCCGCCGGGTGCCCGGCACCGTCGACCCCGCCGAGTTCGCCGTCCGCGCCGTCCTCGGCCAGCAGGTCTCCACCGCCGCCGCCCGCACCCACGCCGCCCGGCTCGTCACCGCGCACGGCACCCCGGTCGACGACCCCGAGGGCGGCCTGACCCACCTCTTCCCGGGCCCCGACGCGCTCGCCGCCCTCGACCCCGAAACCCTGGCGCTGCCGCGCAGCCGCCGCACCACCCTCCTCACCCTCGTCCGGGCCCTCGCCGACGGAACGCTCTCCCTCGGCCCCGCCGGCGACCGCGAGGAGACCCGGGCCCGGCTGCTCGCCCTGCCCGGGTTCGGCCCCTGGACCACCGAGATCATCGCCATGCGGGCCCTCGGCGACCCCGACGCCTTCCTCCCCGGCGACCTGGGCGTCCGGCGGGCCGCCGCGGGACTCGGACTGCCGGGCACCCCGGCCGCCCTCACCGCCCGCGCGGCCCACTGGCGCCCCTGGCGCGCCTACGCCGTCCAGTACCTCTGGGCGACCGACGACCACCCGATCAACCTCCTGCCCAGCGAAGGACACTGAACCGCCATGGCTCCCACCGTCCGTCACACCGTCGTGGACAGCCCGTACGAGCCGCTGACCCTCGTCGCCGTCGACGGCGTCCTCAGCCGCGTCCACATGACGGGGCAGCGCCACCGCCCGCCCGAGGAGACCTTCGGCGAGCCCGACCCGCGCCCCTTCGGCGAGGCGATCCGCCAGCTCGACGCCTACTTCGCCGGTGAACTCACCGAGTTCGACCTGCCGTTGCACCTCGTCGGCACCGACTTCCAGCTCCGCGTCTGGGCGGAACTCCGCCGCATCCCGTACGGGGAGACCCGGACGTACGGCGAACTCGCCGAGCTCCTCGGCAGCCCCGGCGCCTCCCGTGCCGTCGGCCTCGCCAACGGCAAGAACCCGGTCAGCGTCATCGTGCCCTGTCACCGGGTGATCGGAGCGGGCGGCGGCCTCACCGGCTACGGCGGCGGCCTCGACCGCAAACAGCGGCTGCTCGCCTTCGAATCGGGCACGGCGGAACCGGCCGCCCTGTTCTAGGGGGCGTCCCGCCGATCAGGCCGGGCCCGCCGATCAGGCCGGGCTCGCGGGCCCGGTCTTGCGGAGCCGGTCGAGGAGCGCCGGCAGGGCCGTGCCGATCGGTTCGCGCACCACCTCGTCGGCCACGGGGTCGTACGGGGTGGGCTCGGCGTTCACGATGATCAGCCGGGTCCCGTGCTCGGCCGCGATGCCCGCGAGGGAGGCCGCGGGCTGGACCTGGAGGCTGCTGCCGACCACCACGAACACCTCGGTGGCCTTGGCGATCGCCATGGCGTCGCCGAGCACCACCGGATCGAGCCGCTGCCCGAACATCACCGTCGCTGACTTCAGGATCCCGCCGCACACCCGGCACGCCGGGTCGTCCTCACCGGCCCGTACGCGGTCGAGCGCCTCCGCCATCGACGACCGGGCGTGGCAGGCCGTGCACACCACCGACCGTGCCGAGCCGTGGAGTTCGAGGACCTTCCGCGCGGGCACACCGGCGGCCTGGTGCAGCCCGTCCACGTTCTGCGTGATCACCCGCAGCGCGTGGCCGC is from Streptomyces venezuelae ATCC 10712 and encodes:
- a CDS encoding L-threonylcarbamoyladenylate synthase, with the protein product MAKYFDVHPDNPQPRTIGTVADSIRNGALVAYPTDSCYALGTRLGSRDGISRIRTIRDLDDRHHFTLMCQNFAQLGQLVHIDNDVFRAVKAATPGAYTFILPATKEVPRQLLHPKKKTVGVRIPDHVVTQALLADLGEPLLSSTLLLPDETEPLTQGWEIKERLDHQVDAVLDSGDCGTEPTTVVDFSSGEPEILRRGAGDTTRFE
- a CDS encoding lipoate--protein ligase family protein codes for the protein MHGAYHGEYKVPGGKLVVVDLDAEDGVLRNVRVAGDFFLEPDEAILAIDRALEGAPVDTDAAGLAARIDAALPPGTRMFGLTAEGVGVAVRRALAHATDWTDYDWQLIHEPPQSPALHMALDEVVTAEVAAGRRPPTLRVWEWGAPAVVIGSFQSLRNEVDAEAAERHGIQVVRRISGGGAMFIEPGNTITYSLSVPDALVQGLSFTDSYAYLDDWVLGALGDMGVRAWYQPLNDIATDAGKIAGAAQKRIVTGAGAVLHHVTMAYDIDADKMTEVLRIGREKLSDKGTKSAKKRVDPLRRQTGLPRETVIERMIASFRGRYGLSEGHLTEDELTRAKQLAVSKFGTAEWTARVP
- a CDS encoding inositol monophosphatase family protein codes for the protein MSEEFLEHVLGGRTTEVEEAVRKAAAVEIMPRFRQLAADDIVEKNGPHDLVTVADRAAEAHLTASLTALLPGSVVVGEEAVHADPAVYDALRGDAPVWIVDPVDGTRQFVHGDPAFCTLVALARHGELLASWTFAPALDAFATAVRGRGATLNGLPLRSGSPAAGAPIEVATSHPDYTTPDQKAALLGLVTEGVNPRPCGSAGLEYLAVARGTLDATAFSWEYAWDHAAGLLLVTEAGGAHTTLAGEPFRITGGNALPFTAARDAATAERVRGLLGGR
- a CDS encoding serine protease; amino-acid sequence: MGRANRLMATVAGAVLAVSPLGVAPPAGAVVGGQEARPHQYPFMAGLVDVLERRVMCGGALIGDRYVLTAAHCLTGSYSSPSRVGVLLGDHDLTTGSDSPHAVLAPPARFFPHPEYDPETQRNDIALVELAAPVALNRDVRPIGLPTPAAPGGSEPARVEAPGWGTTSFGGRTSDVLRTVALTTMSNSACASRGMAQVVPSQICTYAPGRDTCQYDSGGPLVRTLRGRPYVVGLVSYGKECATDTPAVNTRVRSYLSWIERTAGRLPRAS
- a CDS encoding NCS1 family nucleobase:cation symporter-1 is translated as MTATVPPGRPTGPASPAGRVELPPGATPGDPRFVNEDLLPVPLAGRRWTTYNFAALWVGMAHNIPSWMLASGLVALGMDWKQAVLTIALANVVVLFPMLLTGHAGPKYGIPFPVLARASFGLRGANLPALVRAGVACAWFGIQTWIGGQGVFVLLDKVFGGGWADVPRVGGQPWTLWLCFVLFWALELAIIYRGMEALRRFENWAAPFVIVGALVLLGWVAAKAGGLGPLLDQPSKLGWGADFWPVFFPALMGMIAFWATLSLNIPDFTRFGAGQRSQVLGQSLGLPTTMTLFALLSVLVTSGSQAVYGAPVWDPVALAAKTDNVFGLLFALVTVLVATLSVNIAANVVSPAYDLANLAPRLIDFRTGALITGVVGVLVMPWKLTATPELYIFTWLGLVGGLLGTVAGILIADYWLVRRTVLDLAGLYRADGPYWYRRGWNPAAVLAFAVGGVLAVGGSHSAPGTGPFPEDGLIPVLKPLSDYGWAVGLAAALLLYTALMKRGGAGRRSARSS
- a CDS encoding methylated-DNA--[protein]-cysteine S-methyltransferase yields the protein MAPTVRHTVVDSPYEPLTLVAVDGVLSRVHMTGQRHRPPEETFGEPDPRPFGEAIRQLDAYFAGELTEFDLPLHLVGTDFQLRVWAELRRIPYGETRTYGELAELLGSPGASRAVGLANGKNPVSVIVPCHRVIGAGGGLTGYGGGLDRKQRLLAFESGTAEPAALF
- a CDS encoding metallophosphoesterase; translated protein: MIVIAHVSDIHVDGEPRSVDRTRAVLRYLEELPYDLAAVLVTGDIADHGSPDEYAVVRELLSSRHPLLVCPGNHDDRAAFRAGLLDPATGDDDRPGAPVNQLLRGEGFVVALCDSSVPGKDEGFLEDETLEWLDGVLTGTPHEVPVLVAFHHPPVPLHTPYVDAVRQFGEERLAALADRHPHLAAFLAGHAHTAAATTFAGRPLLVAPGVVSAIRLPWERPDTHPHVHLDLPPALAFHVLDEDGRLTTHYRTVPV
- a CDS encoding phytoene desaturase family protein, which codes for MTSMLDAVVVGAGPNGLTAAVELARRGLSVAVFEAKPTVGGGARTQELTLPGFRHDPCSAVHPLGAGSPVFGTMPLKRYGLEWLHPELPMAHPWDDGTAAVLARSVAETAASFGPRDAGTYRRLVAPFAGKWDTLARDFMQLPLTALPRDPVTLARFGLTGLPPSTWLMRRFQDEKARALFAGLVGHVIAPLGGFATGAVGLVFALAAHAVGWPLPRGGSQSLSDALTAYLKDLGGAVHTDFEVKRLDDLPPARAYVFDTSPTALARIAGFGAHYDHYRYGASVFKIDYALDGPVPWTAEAARRAGTVQIGPTARDIDTALRQASSGTAPGAPFLITAQPSLVDPSRAPDGKHVFWAYGHVPNGWRGDLTDAMERQIERFAPGFRDRVLARATAGPPELAAHNANYVGGDIACGAARGLQLLLRPTLSLRPYATPHPAVFLCSSATPPGPGVHGMSGHNAAKAVWRRLRASG
- a CDS encoding DNA-3-methyladenine glycosylase 2, whose translation is MHTDTERCVRAVQSKDARFDGVFFTAVRTTRIYCRPSCPVVPPKPENMEFHASAASCQRAGFRACKRCRPDTSPGSPEWNVRADAVARAVRLIQDGVVDREGVPGLARRLGWSTRQIERQLLAELGAGPLALARAQRAQTARVLIETTPMPLGEIAFAAGFSSIRTFNDTVREVFALTPGELRARAARPAPDRTPTPGVISLRLPFRAPLEPSNLFGHLAATAVPGVEEWRDGAYRRTLRLPYGHGIVALAPRADHIACRLSLTDPRDLTHAISRCRRLLDLDADPVAVDERLRADPLLAPVVDEAPGRRVPGTVDPAEFAVRAVLGQQVSTAAARTHAARLVTAHGTPVDDPEGGLTHLFPGPDALAALDPETLALPRSRRTTLLTLVRALADGTLSLGPAGDREETRARLLALPGFGPWTTEIIAMRALGDPDAFLPGDLGVRRAAAGLGLPGTPAALTARAAHWRPWRAYAVQYLWATDDHPINLLPSEGH